In Fundulus heteroclitus isolate FHET01 chromosome 16, MU-UCD_Fhet_4.1, whole genome shotgun sequence, a single genomic region encodes these proteins:
- the elavl3 gene encoding ELAV-like protein 3 isoform X14: MVTIISTMETQVSNGPSGTSLPNGPVISTNGSTDDSKTNLIVNYLPQNMTQEEFKSLFGSIGEIESCKLVRDKITGQSLGYGFVNYVDPNDADKAINTLNGLKLQTKTIKVSYARPSSASIRDANLYVSGLPKTMSQKDMEQLFSQYGRIITSRILVDQVTGISRGVGFIRFDKRNEAEEAIKGLNGQKPLGAAEPITVKFANNPSQKTGQALLTQLYQTAARRYTGPLHHQTQRFRFSPITIDSMTSLAGVNLTGPTGAGWCIFVYNLSPEADESVLWQLFGPFGAVTNVKVIRDFTTNKCKGFGFVTMTNYDEAAMAIASLNGYRLGDRVLQVSFKTSKQHKA; this comes from the exons ATGGTTACT ATAATCAGCACCATGGAAACTCAGGTGTCCAACGGTCCAAGCGGAACCAGTCTGCCCAACGGCCCAGTCATTAGCACAAATGGCTCCACAGATGACAGCAAAACCAACTTGATTGTCAACTATCTGCCTCAGAACATGACCCAGGAAGAATTCAAAAGTTTGTTTGGTAGCATCGGAGAGATTGAGTCCTGCAAGCTTGTCAGAGACAAAATAACAG GTCAAAGTTTGGGATATGGTTTTGTAAACTATGTGGATCCAAACGATGCAGACAAGGCTATCAACACACTAAATGGTCTCAAATTGCAGACTAAAACAATCAAG GTATCATATGCCAGGCCAAGCTCAGCTTCCATCCGCGACGCCAACCTTTATGTGAGCGGACTCCCCAAAACCATGAGCCAGAAAGACATGGAGCAGCTGTTCTCCCAGTATGGTCGCATCATCACATCCCGCATCCTCGTGGACCAAGTTACAG GCATATCACGGGGAGTGGGCTTCATCCGGTTCGACAAGCGAAATGAGGCAGAGGAGGCCATCAAAGGACTGAACGGGCAGAAGCCCTTGGGAGCCGCCGAGCCAATCACCGTCAAGTTTGCCAACAACCCCAGCCAGAAGACAGGCCAGGCCTTACTGACGCAGCTGTACCAAACGGCTGCCCGCCGCTACACGGGGCCCCTGCACCACCAGACTCAGCGTTTCAG ATTCTCACCCATCACCATTGACAGCATGACCAGTCTGGCCGGGGTCAACCTAACCGGCCCCACTGGAGCCGGCTGGTGCATCTTCGTCTACAACCTGTCCCCCGAAGCGGACGAGAGCGTCCTGTGGCAGCTCTTCGGGCCCTTTGGCGCCGTCACCAACGTCAAAGTCATCCGTGACTTCACCACCAACAAATGCAAGGGCTTTGGCTTCGTCACAATGACCAACTACGACGAGGCCGCCATGGCCATCGCCAGTCTAAACGGCTACCGCCTGGGCGACCGCGTGCTGCAGGTTTCCTTCAAAACCAGCAAGCAGCACAAGGCCTGA
- the elavl3 gene encoding ELAV-like protein 3 isoform X2: MVTIISTMETQVSNGPSGTSLPNGPVISTNGSTDDSKTNLIVNYLPQNMTQEEFKSLFGSIGEIESCKLVRDKITGQSLGYGFVNYVDPNDADKAINTLNGLKLQTKTIKVSYARPSSASIRDANLYVSGLPKTMSQKDMEQLFSQYGRIITSRILVDQVTAGISRGVGFIRFDKRNEAEEAIKGLNGQKPLGAAEPITVKFANNPSQKTGQALLTQLYQTAARRYTGPLHHQTQRFSVIPSLGKGPDPNSSSNTILDNLLNASYGVKSSPPLFPRFSPITIDSMTSLAGVNLTGPTGAGWCIFVYNLSPEADESVLWQLFGPFGAVTNVKVIRDFTTNKCKGFGFVTMTNYDEAAMAIASLNGYRLGDRVLQVSFKTSKQHKA, encoded by the exons ATGGTTACT ATAATCAGCACCATGGAAACTCAGGTGTCCAACGGTCCAAGCGGAACCAGTCTGCCCAACGGCCCAGTCATTAGCACAAATGGCTCCACAGATGACAGCAAAACCAACTTGATTGTCAACTATCTGCCTCAGAACATGACCCAGGAAGAATTCAAAAGTTTGTTTGGTAGCATCGGAGAGATTGAGTCCTGCAAGCTTGTCAGAGACAAAATAACAG GTCAAAGTTTGGGATATGGTTTTGTAAACTATGTGGATCCAAACGATGCAGACAAGGCTATCAACACACTAAATGGTCTCAAATTGCAGACTAAAACAATCAAG GTATCATATGCCAGGCCAAGCTCAGCTTCCATCCGCGACGCCAACCTTTATGTGAGCGGACTCCCCAAAACCATGAGCCAGAAAGACATGGAGCAGCTGTTCTCCCAGTATGGTCGCATCATCACATCCCGCATCCTCGTGGACCAAGTTACAG CAGGCATATCACGGGGAGTGGGCTTCATCCGGTTCGACAAGCGAAATGAGGCAGAGGAGGCCATCAAAGGACTGAACGGGCAGAAGCCCTTGGGAGCCGCCGAGCCAATCACCGTCAAGTTTGCCAACAACCCCAGCCAGAAGACAGGCCAGGCCTTACTGACGCAGCTGTACCAAACGGCTGCCCGCCGCTACACGGGGCCCCTGCACCACCAGACTCAGCGTTTCAG TGTGATCCCTTCACTTGGAAAGGGACCAGATCCAAATAGCAGCTCAAACACAAT ACTCGACAATTTACTAAACGCCAGCTACGGAGTCAAGAG TTCTCCTCCTCTCTTTCCCAGATTCTCACCCATCACCATTGACAGCATGACCAGTCTGGCCGGGGTCAACCTAACCGGCCCCACTGGAGCCGGCTGGTGCATCTTCGTCTACAACCTGTCCCCCGAAGCGGACGAGAGCGTCCTGTGGCAGCTCTTCGGGCCCTTTGGCGCCGTCACCAACGTCAAAGTCATCCGTGACTTCACCACCAACAAATGCAAGGGCTTTGGCTTCGTCACAATGACCAACTACGACGAGGCCGCCATGGCCATCGCCAGTCTAAACGGCTACCGCCTGGGCGACCGCGTGCTGCAGGTTTCCTTCAAAACCAGCAAGCAGCACAAGGCCTGA
- the elavl3 gene encoding ELAV-like protein 3 isoform X1, translating into MVTQIISTMETQVSNGPSGTSLPNGPVISTNGSTDDSKTNLIVNYLPQNMTQEEFKSLFGSIGEIESCKLVRDKITGQSLGYGFVNYVDPNDADKAINTLNGLKLQTKTIKVSYARPSSASIRDANLYVSGLPKTMSQKDMEQLFSQYGRIITSRILVDQVTAGISRGVGFIRFDKRNEAEEAIKGLNGQKPLGAAEPITVKFANNPSQKTGQALLTQLYQTAARRYTGPLHHQTQRFSVIPSLGKGPDPNSSSNTILDNLLNASYGVKSSPPLFPRFSPITIDSMTSLAGVNLTGPTGAGWCIFVYNLSPEADESVLWQLFGPFGAVTNVKVIRDFTTNKCKGFGFVTMTNYDEAAMAIASLNGYRLGDRVLQVSFKTSKQHKA; encoded by the exons ATGGTTACT CAGATAATCAGCACCATGGAAACTCAGGTGTCCAACGGTCCAAGCGGAACCAGTCTGCCCAACGGCCCAGTCATTAGCACAAATGGCTCCACAGATGACAGCAAAACCAACTTGATTGTCAACTATCTGCCTCAGAACATGACCCAGGAAGAATTCAAAAGTTTGTTTGGTAGCATCGGAGAGATTGAGTCCTGCAAGCTTGTCAGAGACAAAATAACAG GTCAAAGTTTGGGATATGGTTTTGTAAACTATGTGGATCCAAACGATGCAGACAAGGCTATCAACACACTAAATGGTCTCAAATTGCAGACTAAAACAATCAAG GTATCATATGCCAGGCCAAGCTCAGCTTCCATCCGCGACGCCAACCTTTATGTGAGCGGACTCCCCAAAACCATGAGCCAGAAAGACATGGAGCAGCTGTTCTCCCAGTATGGTCGCATCATCACATCCCGCATCCTCGTGGACCAAGTTACAG CAGGCATATCACGGGGAGTGGGCTTCATCCGGTTCGACAAGCGAAATGAGGCAGAGGAGGCCATCAAAGGACTGAACGGGCAGAAGCCCTTGGGAGCCGCCGAGCCAATCACCGTCAAGTTTGCCAACAACCCCAGCCAGAAGACAGGCCAGGCCTTACTGACGCAGCTGTACCAAACGGCTGCCCGCCGCTACACGGGGCCCCTGCACCACCAGACTCAGCGTTTCAG TGTGATCCCTTCACTTGGAAAGGGACCAGATCCAAATAGCAGCTCAAACACAAT ACTCGACAATTTACTAAACGCCAGCTACGGAGTCAAGAG TTCTCCTCCTCTCTTTCCCAGATTCTCACCCATCACCATTGACAGCATGACCAGTCTGGCCGGGGTCAACCTAACCGGCCCCACTGGAGCCGGCTGGTGCATCTTCGTCTACAACCTGTCCCCCGAAGCGGACGAGAGCGTCCTGTGGCAGCTCTTCGGGCCCTTTGGCGCCGTCACCAACGTCAAAGTCATCCGTGACTTCACCACCAACAAATGCAAGGGCTTTGGCTTCGTCACAATGACCAACTACGACGAGGCCGCCATGGCCATCGCCAGTCTAAACGGCTACCGCCTGGGCGACCGCGTGCTGCAGGTTTCCTTCAAAACCAGCAAGCAGCACAAGGCCTGA
- the elavl3 gene encoding ELAV-like protein 3 isoform X4, giving the protein MVTQIISTMETQVSNGPSGTSLPNGPVISTNGSTDDSKTNLIVNYLPQNMTQEEFKSLFGSIGEIESCKLVRDKITGQSLGYGFVNYVDPNDADKAINTLNGLKLQTKTIKVSYARPSSASIRDANLYVSGLPKTMSQKDMEQLFSQYGRIITSRILVDQVTAGISRGVGFIRFDKRNEAEEAIKGLNGQKPLGAAEPITVKFANNPSQKTGQALLTQLYQTAARRYTGPLHHQTQRFSVIPSLGKGPDPNSSSNTILDNLLNASYGVKRFSPITIDSMTSLAGVNLTGPTGAGWCIFVYNLSPEADESVLWQLFGPFGAVTNVKVIRDFTTNKCKGFGFVTMTNYDEAAMAIASLNGYRLGDRVLQVSFKTSKQHKA; this is encoded by the exons ATGGTTACT CAGATAATCAGCACCATGGAAACTCAGGTGTCCAACGGTCCAAGCGGAACCAGTCTGCCCAACGGCCCAGTCATTAGCACAAATGGCTCCACAGATGACAGCAAAACCAACTTGATTGTCAACTATCTGCCTCAGAACATGACCCAGGAAGAATTCAAAAGTTTGTTTGGTAGCATCGGAGAGATTGAGTCCTGCAAGCTTGTCAGAGACAAAATAACAG GTCAAAGTTTGGGATATGGTTTTGTAAACTATGTGGATCCAAACGATGCAGACAAGGCTATCAACACACTAAATGGTCTCAAATTGCAGACTAAAACAATCAAG GTATCATATGCCAGGCCAAGCTCAGCTTCCATCCGCGACGCCAACCTTTATGTGAGCGGACTCCCCAAAACCATGAGCCAGAAAGACATGGAGCAGCTGTTCTCCCAGTATGGTCGCATCATCACATCCCGCATCCTCGTGGACCAAGTTACAG CAGGCATATCACGGGGAGTGGGCTTCATCCGGTTCGACAAGCGAAATGAGGCAGAGGAGGCCATCAAAGGACTGAACGGGCAGAAGCCCTTGGGAGCCGCCGAGCCAATCACCGTCAAGTTTGCCAACAACCCCAGCCAGAAGACAGGCCAGGCCTTACTGACGCAGCTGTACCAAACGGCTGCCCGCCGCTACACGGGGCCCCTGCACCACCAGACTCAGCGTTTCAG TGTGATCCCTTCACTTGGAAAGGGACCAGATCCAAATAGCAGCTCAAACACAAT ACTCGACAATTTACTAAACGCCAGCTACGGAGTCAAGAG ATTCTCACCCATCACCATTGACAGCATGACCAGTCTGGCCGGGGTCAACCTAACCGGCCCCACTGGAGCCGGCTGGTGCATCTTCGTCTACAACCTGTCCCCCGAAGCGGACGAGAGCGTCCTGTGGCAGCTCTTCGGGCCCTTTGGCGCCGTCACCAACGTCAAAGTCATCCGTGACTTCACCACCAACAAATGCAAGGGCTTTGGCTTCGTCACAATGACCAACTACGACGAGGCCGCCATGGCCATCGCCAGTCTAAACGGCTACCGCCTGGGCGACCGCGTGCTGCAGGTTTCCTTCAAAACCAGCAAGCAGCACAAGGCCTGA
- the elavl3 gene encoding ELAV-like protein 3 isoform X11 encodes MVTQIISTMETQVSNGPSGTSLPNGPVISTNGSTDDSKTNLIVNYLPQNMTQEEFKSLFGSIGEIESCKLVRDKITGQSLGYGFVNYVDPNDADKAINTLNGLKLQTKTIKVSYARPSSASIRDANLYVSGLPKTMSQKDMEQLFSQYGRIITSRILVDQVTAGISRGVGFIRFDKRNEAEEAIKGLNGQKPLGAAEPITVKFANNPSQKTGQALLTQLYQTAARRYTGPLHHQTQRFSSPPLFPRFSPITIDSMTSLAGVNLTGPTGAGWCIFVYNLSPEADESVLWQLFGPFGAVTNVKVIRDFTTNKCKGFGFVTMTNYDEAAMAIASLNGYRLGDRVLQVSFKTSKQHKA; translated from the exons ATGGTTACT CAGATAATCAGCACCATGGAAACTCAGGTGTCCAACGGTCCAAGCGGAACCAGTCTGCCCAACGGCCCAGTCATTAGCACAAATGGCTCCACAGATGACAGCAAAACCAACTTGATTGTCAACTATCTGCCTCAGAACATGACCCAGGAAGAATTCAAAAGTTTGTTTGGTAGCATCGGAGAGATTGAGTCCTGCAAGCTTGTCAGAGACAAAATAACAG GTCAAAGTTTGGGATATGGTTTTGTAAACTATGTGGATCCAAACGATGCAGACAAGGCTATCAACACACTAAATGGTCTCAAATTGCAGACTAAAACAATCAAG GTATCATATGCCAGGCCAAGCTCAGCTTCCATCCGCGACGCCAACCTTTATGTGAGCGGACTCCCCAAAACCATGAGCCAGAAAGACATGGAGCAGCTGTTCTCCCAGTATGGTCGCATCATCACATCCCGCATCCTCGTGGACCAAGTTACAG CAGGCATATCACGGGGAGTGGGCTTCATCCGGTTCGACAAGCGAAATGAGGCAGAGGAGGCCATCAAAGGACTGAACGGGCAGAAGCCCTTGGGAGCCGCCGAGCCAATCACCGTCAAGTTTGCCAACAACCCCAGCCAGAAGACAGGCCAGGCCTTACTGACGCAGCTGTACCAAACGGCTGCCCGCCGCTACACGGGGCCCCTGCACCACCAGACTCAGCGTTTCAG TTCTCCTCCTCTCTTTCCCAGATTCTCACCCATCACCATTGACAGCATGACCAGTCTGGCCGGGGTCAACCTAACCGGCCCCACTGGAGCCGGCTGGTGCATCTTCGTCTACAACCTGTCCCCCGAAGCGGACGAGAGCGTCCTGTGGCAGCTCTTCGGGCCCTTTGGCGCCGTCACCAACGTCAAAGTCATCCGTGACTTCACCACCAACAAATGCAAGGGCTTTGGCTTCGTCACAATGACCAACTACGACGAGGCCGCCATGGCCATCGCCAGTCTAAACGGCTACCGCCTGGGCGACCGCGTGCTGCAGGTTTCCTTCAAAACCAGCAAGCAGCACAAGGCCTGA
- the elavl3 gene encoding ELAV-like protein 3 isoform X3, with amino-acid sequence MVTQIISTMETQVSNGPSGTSLPNGPVISTNGSTDDSKTNLIVNYLPQNMTQEEFKSLFGSIGEIESCKLVRDKITGQSLGYGFVNYVDPNDADKAINTLNGLKLQTKTIKVSYARPSSASIRDANLYVSGLPKTMSQKDMEQLFSQYGRIITSRILVDQVTGISRGVGFIRFDKRNEAEEAIKGLNGQKPLGAAEPITVKFANNPSQKTGQALLTQLYQTAARRYTGPLHHQTQRFSVIPSLGKGPDPNSSSNTILDNLLNASYGVKSSPPLFPRFSPITIDSMTSLAGVNLTGPTGAGWCIFVYNLSPEADESVLWQLFGPFGAVTNVKVIRDFTTNKCKGFGFVTMTNYDEAAMAIASLNGYRLGDRVLQVSFKTSKQHKA; translated from the exons ATGGTTACT CAGATAATCAGCACCATGGAAACTCAGGTGTCCAACGGTCCAAGCGGAACCAGTCTGCCCAACGGCCCAGTCATTAGCACAAATGGCTCCACAGATGACAGCAAAACCAACTTGATTGTCAACTATCTGCCTCAGAACATGACCCAGGAAGAATTCAAAAGTTTGTTTGGTAGCATCGGAGAGATTGAGTCCTGCAAGCTTGTCAGAGACAAAATAACAG GTCAAAGTTTGGGATATGGTTTTGTAAACTATGTGGATCCAAACGATGCAGACAAGGCTATCAACACACTAAATGGTCTCAAATTGCAGACTAAAACAATCAAG GTATCATATGCCAGGCCAAGCTCAGCTTCCATCCGCGACGCCAACCTTTATGTGAGCGGACTCCCCAAAACCATGAGCCAGAAAGACATGGAGCAGCTGTTCTCCCAGTATGGTCGCATCATCACATCCCGCATCCTCGTGGACCAAGTTACAG GCATATCACGGGGAGTGGGCTTCATCCGGTTCGACAAGCGAAATGAGGCAGAGGAGGCCATCAAAGGACTGAACGGGCAGAAGCCCTTGGGAGCCGCCGAGCCAATCACCGTCAAGTTTGCCAACAACCCCAGCCAGAAGACAGGCCAGGCCTTACTGACGCAGCTGTACCAAACGGCTGCCCGCCGCTACACGGGGCCCCTGCACCACCAGACTCAGCGTTTCAG TGTGATCCCTTCACTTGGAAAGGGACCAGATCCAAATAGCAGCTCAAACACAAT ACTCGACAATTTACTAAACGCCAGCTACGGAGTCAAGAG TTCTCCTCCTCTCTTTCCCAGATTCTCACCCATCACCATTGACAGCATGACCAGTCTGGCCGGGGTCAACCTAACCGGCCCCACTGGAGCCGGCTGGTGCATCTTCGTCTACAACCTGTCCCCCGAAGCGGACGAGAGCGTCCTGTGGCAGCTCTTCGGGCCCTTTGGCGCCGTCACCAACGTCAAAGTCATCCGTGACTTCACCACCAACAAATGCAAGGGCTTTGGCTTCGTCACAATGACCAACTACGACGAGGCCGCCATGGCCATCGCCAGTCTAAACGGCTACCGCCTGGGCGACCGCGTGCTGCAGGTTTCCTTCAAAACCAGCAAGCAGCACAAGGCCTGA
- the elavl3 gene encoding ELAV-like protein 3 isoform X6, translating to MVTIISTMETQVSNGPSGTSLPNGPVISTNGSTDDSKTNLIVNYLPQNMTQEEFKSLFGSIGEIESCKLVRDKITGQSLGYGFVNYVDPNDADKAINTLNGLKLQTKTIKVSYARPSSASIRDANLYVSGLPKTMSQKDMEQLFSQYGRIITSRILVDQVTAGISRGVGFIRFDKRNEAEEAIKGLNGQKPLGAAEPITVKFANNPSQKTGQALLTQLYQTAARRYTGPLHHQTQRFRLDNLLNASYGVKSSPPLFPRFSPITIDSMTSLAGVNLTGPTGAGWCIFVYNLSPEADESVLWQLFGPFGAVTNVKVIRDFTTNKCKGFGFVTMTNYDEAAMAIASLNGYRLGDRVLQVSFKTSKQHKA from the exons ATGGTTACT ATAATCAGCACCATGGAAACTCAGGTGTCCAACGGTCCAAGCGGAACCAGTCTGCCCAACGGCCCAGTCATTAGCACAAATGGCTCCACAGATGACAGCAAAACCAACTTGATTGTCAACTATCTGCCTCAGAACATGACCCAGGAAGAATTCAAAAGTTTGTTTGGTAGCATCGGAGAGATTGAGTCCTGCAAGCTTGTCAGAGACAAAATAACAG GTCAAAGTTTGGGATATGGTTTTGTAAACTATGTGGATCCAAACGATGCAGACAAGGCTATCAACACACTAAATGGTCTCAAATTGCAGACTAAAACAATCAAG GTATCATATGCCAGGCCAAGCTCAGCTTCCATCCGCGACGCCAACCTTTATGTGAGCGGACTCCCCAAAACCATGAGCCAGAAAGACATGGAGCAGCTGTTCTCCCAGTATGGTCGCATCATCACATCCCGCATCCTCGTGGACCAAGTTACAG CAGGCATATCACGGGGAGTGGGCTTCATCCGGTTCGACAAGCGAAATGAGGCAGAGGAGGCCATCAAAGGACTGAACGGGCAGAAGCCCTTGGGAGCCGCCGAGCCAATCACCGTCAAGTTTGCCAACAACCCCAGCCAGAAGACAGGCCAGGCCTTACTGACGCAGCTGTACCAAACGGCTGCCCGCCGCTACACGGGGCCCCTGCACCACCAGACTCAGCGTTTCAG ACTCGACAATTTACTAAACGCCAGCTACGGAGTCAAGAG TTCTCCTCCTCTCTTTCCCAGATTCTCACCCATCACCATTGACAGCATGACCAGTCTGGCCGGGGTCAACCTAACCGGCCCCACTGGAGCCGGCTGGTGCATCTTCGTCTACAACCTGTCCCCCGAAGCGGACGAGAGCGTCCTGTGGCAGCTCTTCGGGCCCTTTGGCGCCGTCACCAACGTCAAAGTCATCCGTGACTTCACCACCAACAAATGCAAGGGCTTTGGCTTCGTCACAATGACCAACTACGACGAGGCCGCCATGGCCATCGCCAGTCTAAACGGCTACCGCCTGGGCGACCGCGTGCTGCAGGTTTCCTTCAAAACCAGCAAGCAGCACAAGGCCTGA
- the elavl3 gene encoding ELAV-like protein 3 isoform X5, which produces MVTQIISTMETQVSNGPSGTSLPNGPVISTNGSTDDSKTNLIVNYLPQNMTQEEFKSLFGSIGEIESCKLVRDKITGQSLGYGFVNYVDPNDADKAINTLNGLKLQTKTIKVSYARPSSASIRDANLYVSGLPKTMSQKDMEQLFSQYGRIITSRILVDQVTAGISRGVGFIRFDKRNEAEEAIKGLNGQKPLGAAEPITVKFANNPSQKTGQALLTQLYQTAARRYTGPLHHQTQRFRLDNLLNASYGVKSSPPLFPRFSPITIDSMTSLAGVNLTGPTGAGWCIFVYNLSPEADESVLWQLFGPFGAVTNVKVIRDFTTNKCKGFGFVTMTNYDEAAMAIASLNGYRLGDRVLQVSFKTSKQHKA; this is translated from the exons ATGGTTACT CAGATAATCAGCACCATGGAAACTCAGGTGTCCAACGGTCCAAGCGGAACCAGTCTGCCCAACGGCCCAGTCATTAGCACAAATGGCTCCACAGATGACAGCAAAACCAACTTGATTGTCAACTATCTGCCTCAGAACATGACCCAGGAAGAATTCAAAAGTTTGTTTGGTAGCATCGGAGAGATTGAGTCCTGCAAGCTTGTCAGAGACAAAATAACAG GTCAAAGTTTGGGATATGGTTTTGTAAACTATGTGGATCCAAACGATGCAGACAAGGCTATCAACACACTAAATGGTCTCAAATTGCAGACTAAAACAATCAAG GTATCATATGCCAGGCCAAGCTCAGCTTCCATCCGCGACGCCAACCTTTATGTGAGCGGACTCCCCAAAACCATGAGCCAGAAAGACATGGAGCAGCTGTTCTCCCAGTATGGTCGCATCATCACATCCCGCATCCTCGTGGACCAAGTTACAG CAGGCATATCACGGGGAGTGGGCTTCATCCGGTTCGACAAGCGAAATGAGGCAGAGGAGGCCATCAAAGGACTGAACGGGCAGAAGCCCTTGGGAGCCGCCGAGCCAATCACCGTCAAGTTTGCCAACAACCCCAGCCAGAAGACAGGCCAGGCCTTACTGACGCAGCTGTACCAAACGGCTGCCCGCCGCTACACGGGGCCCCTGCACCACCAGACTCAGCGTTTCAG ACTCGACAATTTACTAAACGCCAGCTACGGAGTCAAGAG TTCTCCTCCTCTCTTTCCCAGATTCTCACCCATCACCATTGACAGCATGACCAGTCTGGCCGGGGTCAACCTAACCGGCCCCACTGGAGCCGGCTGGTGCATCTTCGTCTACAACCTGTCCCCCGAAGCGGACGAGAGCGTCCTGTGGCAGCTCTTCGGGCCCTTTGGCGCCGTCACCAACGTCAAAGTCATCCGTGACTTCACCACCAACAAATGCAAGGGCTTTGGCTTCGTCACAATGACCAACTACGACGAGGCCGCCATGGCCATCGCCAGTCTAAACGGCTACCGCCTGGGCGACCGCGTGCTGCAGGTTTCCTTCAAAACCAGCAAGCAGCACAAGGCCTGA
- the elavl3 gene encoding ELAV-like protein 3 isoform X9 translates to MVTIISTMETQVSNGPSGTSLPNGPVISTNGSTDDSKTNLIVNYLPQNMTQEEFKSLFGSIGEIESCKLVRDKITGQSLGYGFVNYVDPNDADKAINTLNGLKLQTKTIKVSYARPSSASIRDANLYVSGLPKTMSQKDMEQLFSQYGRIITSRILVDQVTAGISRGVGFIRFDKRNEAEEAIKGLNGQKPLGAAEPITVKFANNPSQKTGQALLTQLYQTAARRYTGPLHHQTQRFRLDNLLNASYGVKRFSPITIDSMTSLAGVNLTGPTGAGWCIFVYNLSPEADESVLWQLFGPFGAVTNVKVIRDFTTNKCKGFGFVTMTNYDEAAMAIASLNGYRLGDRVLQVSFKTSKQHKA, encoded by the exons ATGGTTACT ATAATCAGCACCATGGAAACTCAGGTGTCCAACGGTCCAAGCGGAACCAGTCTGCCCAACGGCCCAGTCATTAGCACAAATGGCTCCACAGATGACAGCAAAACCAACTTGATTGTCAACTATCTGCCTCAGAACATGACCCAGGAAGAATTCAAAAGTTTGTTTGGTAGCATCGGAGAGATTGAGTCCTGCAAGCTTGTCAGAGACAAAATAACAG GTCAAAGTTTGGGATATGGTTTTGTAAACTATGTGGATCCAAACGATGCAGACAAGGCTATCAACACACTAAATGGTCTCAAATTGCAGACTAAAACAATCAAG GTATCATATGCCAGGCCAAGCTCAGCTTCCATCCGCGACGCCAACCTTTATGTGAGCGGACTCCCCAAAACCATGAGCCAGAAAGACATGGAGCAGCTGTTCTCCCAGTATGGTCGCATCATCACATCCCGCATCCTCGTGGACCAAGTTACAG CAGGCATATCACGGGGAGTGGGCTTCATCCGGTTCGACAAGCGAAATGAGGCAGAGGAGGCCATCAAAGGACTGAACGGGCAGAAGCCCTTGGGAGCCGCCGAGCCAATCACCGTCAAGTTTGCCAACAACCCCAGCCAGAAGACAGGCCAGGCCTTACTGACGCAGCTGTACCAAACGGCTGCCCGCCGCTACACGGGGCCCCTGCACCACCAGACTCAGCGTTTCAG ACTCGACAATTTACTAAACGCCAGCTACGGAGTCAAGAG ATTCTCACCCATCACCATTGACAGCATGACCAGTCTGGCCGGGGTCAACCTAACCGGCCCCACTGGAGCCGGCTGGTGCATCTTCGTCTACAACCTGTCCCCCGAAGCGGACGAGAGCGTCCTGTGGCAGCTCTTCGGGCCCTTTGGCGCCGTCACCAACGTCAAAGTCATCCGTGACTTCACCACCAACAAATGCAAGGGCTTTGGCTTCGTCACAATGACCAACTACGACGAGGCCGCCATGGCCATCGCCAGTCTAAACGGCTACCGCCTGGGCGACCGCGTGCTGCAGGTTTCCTTCAAAACCAGCAAGCAGCACAAGGCCTGA